In the genome of Leeuwenhoekiella sp. MAR_2009_132, one region contains:
- the mraY gene encoding phospho-N-acetylmuramoyl-pentapeptide-transferase: MLFYFFEYLERTYNFPGASLFGFITFRAAIAILMSLAISTIWGKRIIVYLQRKQLGESIRDLGLEGQVEKAGTPTMGGLIIILATLIPVLLLAKLENIYVILLIVTTLWMGAIGFMDDYLKIKKKNKEGLQGKFKIFGQIGLGVIVGATMFFHPGITVKKELANNPVQQEELVDSSAREFSSEEKALTTTIPFVKNNEIDYSILVSWLGPDYLKYSWLLFIPIVIFIVTAVSNGANLTDGIDGLAAGSSAIIVLTLGIFAWVSGNIIFSDYLDVMYIPRSGEMVIFITAFVGALVGFLWYNTYPAQVFMGDTGSLTIGGIIAVIAIAIRKELLIPILCGIFFMETLSVMLQVSWFKYTKKKSGEGRRIFLMSPLHHHYQKKGIHESKIVTRFWIIGILLAIITIVTLKVR; this comes from the coding sequence ATGCTGTTTTACTTTTTTGAATATTTAGAGCGTACATACAACTTCCCGGGAGCAAGTCTCTTTGGGTTCATTACGTTTAGGGCGGCTATTGCGATTTTAATGTCGTTAGCAATCTCGACAATTTGGGGAAAGCGCATCATTGTTTATTTACAACGTAAACAATTGGGTGAATCTATACGAGATCTTGGTTTAGAAGGTCAGGTAGAAAAGGCAGGTACTCCTACAATGGGAGGTTTAATTATAATTCTTGCAACGTTAATACCGGTTTTATTGCTTGCTAAACTCGAGAATATTTATGTCATTCTTTTAATTGTAACCACCCTGTGGATGGGGGCCATTGGTTTTATGGATGACTACCTAAAAATTAAAAAGAAAAACAAAGAAGGACTTCAGGGAAAGTTTAAAATATTTGGTCAGATAGGACTGGGTGTTATTGTAGGGGCAACCATGTTTTTTCACCCGGGAATTACAGTAAAAAAAGAATTAGCAAATAACCCGGTTCAACAAGAAGAGTTAGTTGATAGCAGCGCGCGTGAATTTTCTTCGGAAGAAAAAGCATTGACAACAACTATCCCGTTTGTCAAAAACAATGAGATAGACTACAGTATTCTGGTAAGTTGGTTAGGTCCAGATTATTTAAAATACTCGTGGTTGCTGTTTATACCTATTGTGATTTTTATTGTGACAGCAGTTTCTAATGGTGCAAATCTCACCGATGGTATAGATGGACTCGCAGCGGGTTCTTCGGCTATAATTGTGTTGACCCTGGGGATTTTTGCATGGGTTTCTGGTAACATCATATTTAGTGATTATTTAGATGTTATGTATATCCCGAGATCTGGGGAGATGGTAATTTTTATAACCGCTTTTGTGGGAGCCTTAGTTGGTTTTCTTTGGTACAACACCTATCCGGCTCAAGTGTTTATGGGAGATACTGGGAGTTTAACTATTGGAGGGATTATCGCAGTGATCGCAATTGCGATTCGTAAAGAATTACTAATACCTATACTTTGCGGAATTTTCTTTATGGAAACCCTGTCAGTAATGTTGCAAGTGAGCTGGTTTAAATACACCAAGAAAAAATCTGGTGAAGGGCGTCGTATATTTTTAATGTCACCCTTGCATCATCATTACCAGAAGAAAGGGATTCATGAGAGTAAGATTGTTACCCGTTTTTGGATTATTGGCATTTTACTAGCCATTATCACGATTGTAACCTTAAAAGTTAGGTAG
- the murD gene encoding UDP-N-acetylmuramoyl-L-alanine--D-glutamate ligase yields the protein MKRLVVLGGGESGVGTAILGKKQGFEVFVSDFGKIKAKYRDVLKEFEIEWEDDGHTEAKILNADLVMKSPGIPDKAPLIKALVANGVSVISEIEFAARYTKATLVGITGSNGKTTTTMLMAHILKQAGLKSVAAGNIGDSFAKWVAVDDQDYYALEISSFQLDGITSFAPHIAILMNITPDHLDRYEYEFENYIRSKFRIAENQTENDFLIYDADDPVITEWLEKHPVKSTLMPFSISKELKQGAFYANEEINILTDDTRMTMSTKKLEIKGAHNTKNAMAAATASRLLSIRKATIRESLEGFQGVEHRLEHVLKINNVSYINDSKATNVNATFYALDSMSAPTVWIVGGVDKGNDYKDLFPLVNEKVKAIICLGVDNAKLLHTFGNMVETIIETESISEAVKIAYKLTDKGDNVLLSPACASFDLFENYEDRGRQFKNAVRNL from the coding sequence ATGAAACGGTTAGTGGTTTTAGGAGGTGGAGAGAGCGGAGTAGGGACCGCGATTTTAGGTAAAAAGCAAGGGTTTGAAGTTTTTGTATCTGACTTCGGGAAGATAAAAGCTAAATACCGCGACGTTCTTAAAGAGTTTGAGATTGAATGGGAAGATGACGGTCATACCGAAGCTAAAATCTTAAATGCAGACTTGGTTATGAAAAGTCCGGGGATTCCTGATAAAGCACCATTAATAAAAGCCCTGGTAGCTAACGGAGTTTCGGTGATCTCAGAAATTGAGTTTGCTGCGAGATATACTAAAGCTACTTTGGTAGGTATTACAGGAAGCAATGGTAAGACCACCACGACTATGCTTATGGCGCATATTTTAAAGCAGGCAGGTTTAAAGAGCGTGGCTGCCGGAAATATAGGTGACAGTTTTGCAAAATGGGTTGCGGTAGATGATCAGGATTATTATGCCCTCGAGATTAGTAGCTTTCAATTAGATGGAATCACCAGTTTTGCGCCGCACATCGCCATACTCATGAATATTACGCCAGATCATCTGGACAGATATGAATACGAATTTGAAAATTATATCCGGTCAAAATTCCGCATAGCGGAAAATCAAACCGAAAATGATTTTTTGATTTACGATGCAGATGACCCCGTGATTACAGAATGGTTAGAAAAGCACCCGGTCAAATCGACACTGATGCCTTTTTCAATATCAAAAGAACTAAAACAAGGAGCGTTTTACGCTAACGAAGAAATAAACATATTAACTGACGATACGAGAATGACTATGTCAACAAAAAAATTAGAAATAAAAGGTGCTCATAATACTAAAAATGCAATGGCAGCAGCGACAGCTTCTCGACTACTAAGTATTCGTAAAGCTACTATACGAGAATCTTTAGAAGGTTTTCAAGGTGTAGAACATCGCTTAGAACACGTATTAAAGATTAATAACGTGTCATATATAAATGATTCAAAAGCAACTAACGTAAATGCTACATTTTATGCCTTAGACAGCATGAGTGCACCTACAGTTTGGATAGTGGGTGGTGTAGATAAGGGGAATGACTATAAAGACCTTTTTCCCTTAGTGAACGAGAAAGTGAAAGCTATAATTTGCCTGGGTGTAGATAATGCCAAATTGTTACACACCTTTGGTAACATGGTAGAAACTATTATTGAGACCGAATCTATTTCTGAGGCGGTTAAAATCGCATATAAGTTAACAGATAAGGGAGATAATGTATTGTTATCACCAGCTTGTGCAAGTTTTGATTTGTTTGAAAATTACGAGGATCGTGGTAGACAATTCAAAAATGCAGTAAGAAATTTATAA
- the murG gene encoding undecaprenyldiphospho-muramoylpentapeptide beta-N-acetylglucosaminyltransferase: MKNYKFILSGGGTGGHIYPAIAIAEALKEKYPQAEFLFVGSQDRMEMEKVPAAGYTIEGLWIAGLQRKLTWSNLMFPFKLMSSLFKSAKIIRRFKPDAVIGTGGFASGPLLEMATRLKVPALIQEQNSFAGITNKLLAKKVQKICVAYENMQQFFPQQKIVITGNPVRQDLLDIDSKRNEALEKFKLDSSKKTLLILGGSLGARAINKLIDQELQFILDKDVQVLWQCGKMYFEEYKTHNTASNVQVVPFIDKMDLAYAAADVIISRAGAGSVSELALVGKPVIFIPSPNVAEDHQTKNAEAIVAKDAAILIKESELATVFKTEFSKLVSDEDRQQVLGSNFKKLALPEATQKIVNEVERLLNK; this comes from the coding sequence TTGAAAAACTATAAATTCATACTATCAGGTGGCGGAACCGGCGGGCATATTTACCCGGCTATTGCTATTGCAGAGGCTTTAAAAGAAAAATATCCGCAAGCGGAATTTCTCTTTGTAGGGTCTCAGGATCGTATGGAAATGGAAAAAGTACCGGCAGCCGGCTATACGATTGAAGGATTATGGATCGCAGGTTTGCAACGTAAACTCACCTGGTCAAACTTAATGTTTCCATTTAAATTAATGAGTAGTTTGTTCAAGTCTGCTAAGATAATTAGAAGGTTTAAGCCTGATGCAGTTATAGGAACCGGTGGTTTTGCAAGCGGACCGTTACTGGAGATGGCAACACGTTTAAAAGTACCCGCATTAATTCAAGAGCAAAATAGTTTTGCAGGTATTACCAATAAACTTTTAGCTAAAAAAGTGCAGAAGATTTGTGTAGCTTATGAAAATATGCAGCAATTCTTTCCGCAGCAAAAAATTGTAATTACAGGTAATCCTGTGCGTCAGGATTTATTAGATATAGATTCTAAACGAAATGAAGCACTAGAAAAATTTAAGCTTGATAGCTCTAAAAAAACTCTTCTAATTCTTGGTGGGAGCTTAGGAGCTCGGGCAATAAATAAATTAATAGATCAGGAATTACAATTTATTTTAGATAAAGACGTACAGGTTTTATGGCAATGCGGTAAGATGTATTTTGAAGAATATAAAACACACAATACTGCCAGTAATGTACAGGTTGTACCTTTTATTGATAAGATGGATTTAGCGTATGCAGCTGCAGATGTAATCATAAGCAGAGCAGGTGCAGGATCTGTTTCTGAACTAGCACTTGTAGGAAAGCCTGTGATTTTTATTCCATCACCTAATGTAGCAGAAGATCATCAAACTAAAAATGCAGAAGCCATTGTCGCTAAAGACGCTGCGATTTTAATCAAGGAAAGCGAACTGGCAACAGTTTTTAAAACTGAATTTTCAAAGCTAGTTTCAGATGAAGACAGACAGCAGGTTTTGGGCTCAAATTTTAAAAAATTAGCATTGCCTGAGGCCACTCAAAAAATTGTAAACGAAGTAGAAAGGCTACTTAATAAATAA
- a CDS encoding UDP-N-acetylmuramoyl-L-alanyl-D-glutamate--2,6-diaminopimelate ligase yields MILLKDILYKVTLESVTGNPNVPVNEVHFDSRKVGLNDVFVAVKGTQSNGHEYITKAEEQGAIAIICEDMPSKFVNGITYVQTSDSAKALAIIASNYYNNPSENLKLVGITGTNGKTTIATLLYQLFTKAGFKTGLLSTVRVMVADQEYAATHTTPDSLTINKYLAEMNAEGIEYCFMEVSSHGIHQMRTEGLRFEGGIFTNLTHDHLDYHNSFAEYRDVKKSFFDKLPKDAFALVNIDDRNGQIMLQNTQAKKITYALKSYADYRAQILENQFTGLLLKVNETEVWVKLIGSFNAYNVLAIYAAAELLGLTQIEALQYLSELTSVSGRFQYLISAKKITAIVDYAHTPDALKNVLETINDIRTKNENLITVVGCGGDRDRTKRPVMGKIAAALSTKVIFTSDNPRSEDPEAIIEEIEKGVEPLDYKKTLSITSRKQAIKTACQMAEENDIILIAGKGHETYQEIKGERTDFDDFKIVQELLTELNK; encoded by the coding sequence GTGATTTTATTAAAAGACATATTGTATAAAGTGACCTTAGAGTCTGTAACGGGCAATCCTAATGTGCCTGTGAATGAGGTGCATTTTGATTCACGTAAAGTGGGCTTAAATGATGTTTTTGTGGCTGTAAAAGGTACGCAAAGCAATGGTCATGAGTATATAACAAAAGCAGAAGAGCAAGGTGCAATTGCAATTATTTGTGAGGATATGCCTTCTAAATTTGTAAATGGAATAACGTATGTGCAGACTTCAGACTCTGCTAAGGCTCTTGCTATTATCGCTTCTAATTATTACAACAATCCGTCAGAAAATTTAAAGTTAGTGGGGATTACCGGTACTAACGGTAAGACTACTATAGCCACATTATTATATCAGCTCTTTACAAAAGCAGGTTTTAAAACCGGTTTACTTTCTACAGTGCGTGTTATGGTTGCAGATCAAGAATATGCTGCCACTCATACCACGCCAGACTCACTTACAATCAATAAATATTTAGCAGAAATGAATGCTGAAGGTATTGAGTACTGCTTTATGGAAGTTAGCTCTCACGGTATTCATCAAATGCGCACTGAAGGCTTGCGTTTTGAAGGAGGAATTTTTACAAACCTTACGCACGACCATCTTGATTACCACAACAGTTTTGCAGAATATAGAGATGTAAAGAAATCATTTTTTGACAAGTTACCTAAAGATGCGTTTGCGCTTGTAAATATAGATGATCGCAATGGGCAGATTATGCTTCAAAATACGCAGGCAAAAAAAATAACCTACGCTCTTAAATCGTATGCTGACTATAGAGCACAAATTTTAGAAAATCAGTTTACAGGTTTATTACTTAAGGTAAATGAGACTGAAGTGTGGGTAAAACTCATTGGTTCTTTCAATGCTTATAACGTACTGGCTATTTATGCCGCAGCAGAGTTACTGGGTTTAACGCAGATTGAAGCACTTCAGTATTTGTCTGAATTAACTAGTGTAAGCGGAAGATTTCAGTATTTAATTTCAGCAAAAAAAATTACAGCGATTGTAGATTATGCACATACACCAGATGCATTAAAAAACGTGCTTGAGACGATTAATGACATCCGTACAAAAAATGAAAACCTGATCACGGTTGTAGGCTGTGGTGGTGACCGAGATCGCACTAAGCGTCCTGTTATGGGCAAGATTGCGGCAGCTTTAAGTACAAAGGTAATTTTCACGAGTGACAACCCACGTAGTGAAGATCCTGAGGCTATAATTGAAGAAATAGAAAAAGGTGTAGAACCTCTAGATTATAAAAAGACACTTTCAATTACGTCACGAAAACAAGCTATTAAAACGGCTTGTCAAATGGCAGAAGAGAATGATATCATCTTAATCGCCGGGAAAGGTCATGAAACCTACCAGGAGATAAAAGGAGAGCGAACCGATTTTGATGATTTCAAAATTGTGCAAGAACTGTTAACTGAACTGAATAAATAA